Proteins encoded in a region of the Solanum dulcamara chromosome 9, daSolDulc1.2, whole genome shotgun sequence genome:
- the LOC129903058 gene encoding PLASTID TRANSCRIPTIONALLY ACTIVE protein 6, chloroplastic, whose translation MSASLLFPLPAKLSTFSTAPSSLSTPTLFTISFAKPISNHPIFVKQSLSSKRPDFRVFADDGDADGGGTDDYDMDEDEVEEADNKKDFDVDYDTLLGGGGGGGATSLAVARGDDDIAMVNSSSFVFTQGWDSEKIVDYRIKEEEFHKICLFDCDFFIRKPPDPDNDVYDFREMYVTPPDTDIYAIPRVLAPMPQKYIRCAMSDYGCYNVTEPPIDAPRDPMYKSEREIMKVFLTKHYRNRRAGDPEFALDFEEIYVIDSKTKSITRAKVVVTVPGGRSRDRKNDLLVIRDNGNSFKIIPSEERDDFTTVIEKEEWKKTRQDMERHLSKLRDFSVSNWF comes from the exons ATGAGCGCCAGTCTCCTCTTCCCGCTTCCGGCAAAGCTTTCAACCTTCTCCACTGCACCTTCTTCGCTTTCTACACCGACCCTTTTCACCATTTCGTTCGCTAAGCCAATTTCCAACCACCCCATTTTTGTTAAGCAAAGTTTAAGCTCAAAAAGGCCGGATTTCAGGGTGTTCGCCGACGACGGAGATGCTGACGGAGGAGGTACAGATGACTATGACATGGACGAGGATGAAGTGGAAGAAGCAGACAACAAGAAGGACTTTGATGTTGACTATGATACCCTCttaggtggtggtggtggtggtggtgctACTTCTTTAGCTGTTGCTAGGGGTGATGATGACATTGCGATGGTGAATAGCAGTAGCTTTGTATTTACTCAAGGGTGGGATTCGGAGAAAATTGTGGATTATAGGAttaaggaggaggagtttcatAAAATTTGCCTTTTCgattgtgatttcttcattcgCAAACCTCCTGATCCTGATAACGATGTTTATGATTTTCGTGAG ATGTATGTTACACCTCCAGATACTGATATATATGCCATTCCCAGAGTTCTTGCACCAATGCCTCAGAAG TATATCAGGTGTGCAATGAGtgattatggatgctacaatgtGACAGAGCCTCCCATTGATGCGCCTAGAGATCCGATGTATAAATCCGAGAGAGAAATTATGAAG GTATTCTTGACAAAGCACTACAGGAATCGCAGGGCAGGTGATCCAGAATTTGCTCTTGATTTCGAAGAAATATACGTTATTGATTCTAAAACCAAATCAATCACAAGAGCCAAAGTAGTG GTGACAGTTCCTGGAGGAAGAAGCAGGGATAGGAAGAATGATTTACTTGTCATTCGTGATAATGGGAACTCATTCAAAATTATACCATCA GAGGAAAGAGATGATTTTACCACTGTGATAGAGAAAGAAGAGTGGAAGAAGACAAGGCAAGACATGGAAAGACATCTTAGTAAGCTAAGGGACTTCAGTGTTTCAAATTGGTTTTAG